One genomic segment of Occultella kanbiaonis includes these proteins:
- a CDS encoding patatin-like phospholipase family protein, whose product MTGAPDLTTSLRHRLIRLLGGEPVPDGRTAAPGPEAEPAEPAPQPEDVIGLVVSGGGARSSFQIGALTYLYEQDGFAPQVMTGTSAGSILTAVIAQYPDQAGQREAVADLRRLWLGMRSSSDLFEELPWFTKLREHMPTWRKVMALRHRPSNRTALTTNLASVLQGPIKAVERLTARQSEHHEEATRHAPAEAALVTADHDQTPPEHTPLWSSGNVLDTLATIWEAGRTSTDVQTILTGAQTERAAFRPGPLVDRVSDPRLFDATQLAASGIRFRAAVVALESGELRYVDEFGRLRDRTDALLPEEDPVDLIEAIRASCAIPAVFAPVRLNDQHYVDGGARESLPVEIAVSALGVTRCFAVVASPAGLPWDGGYADKDMLEIVMRSGFGIMTDEIQLDEIRRAQSAGAMVIQPELDIHDLLTVEPGLVSIAMDYGYLRARDIYSDASAEAHEHTRNVINLRRLIWTTEDEMFNPARDPALTRPPMSELVELKLRLRELLEEHPATLPPGAASWWRTWERHGYPIGEEPNWG is encoded by the coding sequence ATGACCGGTGCACCGGACCTGACCACGAGTCTGCGGCATCGGCTCATTCGTCTGCTCGGGGGCGAACCCGTGCCGGACGGGCGGACCGCCGCCCCCGGTCCCGAAGCCGAGCCCGCCGAACCGGCGCCGCAGCCCGAGGACGTCATCGGTCTCGTCGTCTCCGGCGGCGGCGCGCGCTCGAGCTTCCAGATCGGCGCCCTGACCTACCTCTACGAGCAGGACGGGTTCGCCCCGCAGGTCATGACCGGCACGTCGGCCGGGTCCATCCTCACGGCCGTGATCGCGCAGTACCCCGACCAGGCCGGGCAGCGGGAGGCGGTCGCGGATCTGCGCCGGCTCTGGCTCGGGATGCGCAGCAGCTCGGACCTGTTCGAGGAGCTGCCCTGGTTCACCAAGCTCCGCGAGCACATGCCGACATGGCGCAAGGTGATGGCCCTGCGGCACCGGCCGAGCAACCGGACCGCCCTGACCACCAACCTCGCGTCCGTGCTGCAGGGCCCGATCAAGGCCGTCGAGCGACTGACCGCACGGCAGTCCGAACACCACGAGGAGGCGACGAGGCACGCACCGGCCGAAGCCGCGCTGGTGACGGCCGACCATGACCAGACACCACCCGAGCACACGCCGCTGTGGTCCTCGGGCAACGTCCTGGACACGCTCGCGACGATCTGGGAGGCCGGCCGGACCAGCACCGACGTGCAGACGATCCTGACCGGGGCGCAGACCGAGCGCGCCGCCTTCCGCCCGGGTCCCCTGGTCGACCGGGTCTCCGACCCACGGCTGTTCGACGCCACCCAGCTGGCCGCCTCCGGGATTCGGTTCCGAGCCGCGGTGGTGGCGCTGGAGTCGGGCGAGCTGCGCTACGTCGACGAGTTCGGACGGCTACGGGACCGCACCGACGCGCTGCTGCCCGAGGAGGACCCGGTCGACCTCATCGAGGCGATCCGGGCCTCCTGTGCGATCCCGGCCGTCTTCGCGCCGGTCCGGCTGAACGACCAGCACTACGTCGACGGCGGAGCCCGGGAGTCCTTGCCCGTCGAGATCGCGGTGTCCGCGTTGGGCGTGACCCGCTGTTTCGCGGTGGTCGCCTCACCCGCGGGGCTGCCGTGGGACGGTGGTTACGCGGACAAGGACATGCTGGAGATCGTGATGCGCAGCGGCTTCGGCATCATGACCGACGAGATCCAGCTCGACGAGATCCGACGCGCGCAGTCCGCCGGGGCCATGGTCATCCAGCCCGAGCTGGACATCCATGACCTGCTCACCGTGGAGCCCGGCCTGGTCTCGATCGCGATGGACTACGGGTATCTGCGCGCCCGCGACATCTACTCGGACGCCTCCGCCGAGGCGCACGAGCACACCCGTAACGTGATCAATCTGCGCCGCCTCATCTGGACCACCGAGGACGAGATGTTCAACCCGGCCCGCGATCCGGCCCTGACCCGGCCGCCGATGTCCGAACTGGTCGAGCTCAAGCTCCGGCTGCGCGAACTCCTCGAGGAGCACCCGGCCACGCTCCCACCGGGAGCCGCCTCGTGGTGGCGCACCTGGGAACGGCACGGCTACCCGATCGGCGAGGAGCCGAACTGGGGCTGA
- a CDS encoding AAA family ATPase — protein MARILLTGMSGTGKTTVLAELRRRGHLTVETDEGGWVLPDATWDEPRVTALLDEHQDLFLSGTVENQGRFYDRFDHVVLLSAPLEVMLERVQRRTENPYGATPEQRAEIAHYTETVEPLLRAGASVELDGRRPVAELADALEELAGRGESDAGAPR, from the coding sequence ATGGCTCGCATCCTCCTCACGGGCATGTCCGGAACCGGCAAGACGACCGTCCTGGCCGAGTTGCGCCGTCGCGGGCACCTCACGGTCGAGACCGACGAGGGCGGTTGGGTGCTCCCGGACGCCACCTGGGACGAGCCGCGCGTCACGGCGCTGCTGGACGAGCATCAGGACCTGTTCCTGTCCGGCACGGTCGAGAACCAGGGCCGCTTCTACGACCGGTTCGACCACGTGGTCCTGCTCAGCGCCCCGCTCGAGGTGATGCTCGAGCGGGTCCAGCGCCGGACCGAGAACCCCTACGGCGCCACCCCGGAGCAACGGGCCGAGATCGCCCACTACACGGAGACCGTGGAACCGCTGCTGCGCGCCGGCGCGAGCGTGGAGCTGGACGGTCGGCGCCCGGTGGCCGAGCTCGCGGACGCGCTCGAGGAGCTGGCCGGCCGCGGCGAGAGCGACGCCGGAGCACCCAGGTAG
- a CDS encoding amidohydrolase family protein, whose product MRIDAHHHVWDLAVHPQDWIGPELAPVIGRDFDVDQWLAAAEPTGVTHAVIVQTVPQDAETPYLLDLAARHEHVLGVVGWVPFGAPDLTERLDALADHPASDLLVGLRDLSEQRVDPAWLAGPEAARTFAAAGERDLTIDLLVRGEHLAAAAEAVRAHPDTSFVVDHLAKPDLDRTTPGEWAAVIAPLASAPNVALKFSGYATQTGDLGAADLTLAGYLNAALEAFGPRRIMFGSDWPVCLIGGSYAQVVAAAEAALEVVDADDALLGEFFTGAATRWYGLDPLEAA is encoded by the coding sequence ATGAGGATCGACGCCCATCACCACGTGTGGGATCTGGCCGTGCACCCGCAGGACTGGATCGGGCCGGAGCTGGCACCGGTCATCGGCCGCGACTTCGACGTGGACCAGTGGTTGGCCGCCGCCGAACCCACCGGGGTGACCCACGCCGTCATCGTGCAGACCGTGCCGCAGGACGCCGAGACGCCGTACCTGCTCGACCTCGCCGCGCGGCACGAGCACGTGCTCGGCGTGGTCGGCTGGGTGCCGTTCGGCGCCCCGGACCTCACGGAGCGACTCGACGCGCTGGCCGACCATCCGGCATCGGACCTGCTCGTCGGGCTGCGGGACCTGAGCGAGCAGCGCGTGGACCCGGCCTGGCTGGCCGGACCGGAGGCGGCGCGGACCTTCGCGGCCGCCGGCGAGCGTGACCTGACCATCGATCTGCTCGTGCGTGGCGAGCACCTGGCTGCTGCGGCCGAGGCGGTCCGGGCGCATCCGGACACCTCGTTCGTGGTCGACCACCTCGCCAAGCCGGACCTGGACCGGACCACGCCGGGGGAGTGGGCAGCCGTGATCGCACCCCTGGCCTCGGCGCCGAACGTCGCGCTGAAGTTCTCCGGCTACGCCACCCAGACGGGCGATCTGGGTGCAGCCGACCTGACCCTGGCCGGCTATCTCAACGCGGCCCTCGAGGCGTTCGGTCCGCGTCGGATCATGTTCGGCAGCGACTGGCCGGTCTGCCTGATCGGCGGCTCCTACGCCCAGGTGGTCGCTGCGGCCGAGGCTGCGCTGGAGGTTGTCGATGCCGACGACGCCCTGCTGGGGGAGTTCTTCACCGGCGCGGCGACCCGATGGTACGGACTGGACCCGTTGGAGGCCGCCTGA
- a CDS encoding HAD-IA family hydrolase, producing the protein MTVAPAVLFDVDGTLVDALAGQRRIWAQWAGEFGLDPDTVYAVAQRTRPIETAAELLPGSDARSAAARFDELEDEDAAHGDVRQIEGAAALLEALAGRTWALVTSNAERRVVRRFERLGLPVPAVIVDNAATRRGKPAPDPYLFAAERLGVEPRDCLVVEDSPSGAAAGIAAAMTVWCVNCSEAVPGAARHYPSLAAAARDIVAFASRPPSV; encoded by the coding sequence ATGACGGTCGCGCCCGCAGTGCTCTTCGACGTCGACGGCACCCTCGTCGACGCGCTCGCCGGCCAACGGCGGATCTGGGCGCAATGGGCAGGCGAGTTCGGGCTCGATCCGGACACCGTCTACGCCGTGGCACAGCGGACCCGCCCGATCGAGACCGCCGCCGAGCTGCTGCCGGGGTCGGATGCACGGTCTGCTGCGGCGAGGTTCGACGAACTGGAGGATGAGGACGCCGCGCACGGCGACGTGCGGCAGATCGAGGGCGCCGCCGCGCTGCTCGAGGCGCTCGCGGGTCGGACCTGGGCGCTCGTGACGTCGAATGCGGAGCGTCGTGTCGTGCGCCGGTTCGAGCGGCTCGGGTTGCCCGTGCCGGCCGTCATCGTGGACAACGCCGCGACCCGCCGGGGCAAGCCTGCACCGGACCCGTACCTCTTCGCTGCGGAACGCCTCGGGGTCGAACCCCGCGACTGCCTCGTGGTCGAGGACTCGCCCTCGGGTGCTGCCGCAGGGATCGCCGCCGCCATGACGGTGTGGTGCGTGAACTGCAGCGAGGCCGTTCCCGGTGCCGCGAGGCACTATCCCTCGCTCGCGGCGGCAGCACGGGACATCGTCGCGTTCGCCTCACGCCCGCCGAGCGTCTGA
- a CDS encoding HNH endonuclease signature motif containing protein — MYDASGGEFGDRIGTPPWDVAVLATDPAWLEASYALFDRVEEFPFDDPGRSGSGGTCDEIPPVDFEALAERPRVDSFTLAELERALGSDRDLSGIDEYDLVELIALWRQLESACAAGVRATSAELAGRVPMSMDKPAVLDRRTNFRSSIAAEEIAPRLGCSKREANRLISVGKLQDTIAAPTGDALAAGLIDAAKADLIATAVSVLDAEPALAVQAEILPKAPGWTRYRLEREIATAVAQADPANFTQRARVASEKRYVSRARMVADGMATQTLYWPAVDALTFDLTLDAAAATARAAGDPRTLEQLRPDILADLIAHHLATGQIGPHPQPAAGPTTDPATTIAVTGASDTTAPTTVAEQPTGTAADTVAEQPTGTAAVQPTATAAEQATGTGTIPAAEQPTATDTAAEQASGANAVTAGAKAPVAAVTGGAAPPAAPGAAFGIGTAAGPGTGSSPLSGSSSASGVGDPNLATPAGRGAPRTWPIGILGGHRAQIVVHVPLSTLLGGDEPGNVEGLGPIPADVAAAIAAGGTWTRLVTDPLTNKIVDYGTTRYEPPQNMIDRVKANEPDCIAPGCSASARQTELNHRVPYPIGPTSDDNLDPMCRRDHVLVTHGEFSYERAPDGTITWHTPTGHTYQRDPNGTITKLSRDIHHPGSNGKARYRTPDPRPVDPDEPPPF; from the coding sequence ATGTACGATGCGAGTGGTGGCGAGTTCGGGGACCGGATCGGGACCCCGCCCTGGGACGTGGCCGTGCTGGCCACGGACCCGGCCTGGTTGGAAGCGTCCTACGCCCTGTTCGACCGGGTCGAGGAGTTCCCCTTCGACGATCCCGGCCGCTCAGGGTCCGGTGGCACCTGCGATGAGATTCCCCCGGTCGACTTCGAGGCCCTGGCCGAGCGGCCGCGGGTGGACTCCTTCACCCTGGCCGAGCTCGAACGCGCGCTGGGTTCCGATCGGGACCTGTCCGGGATCGATGAGTACGACCTCGTCGAACTCATCGCGCTGTGGCGGCAACTGGAGTCCGCGTGCGCGGCCGGGGTCCGGGCCACGTCCGCCGAGCTCGCCGGTCGGGTCCCGATGAGCATGGACAAGCCCGCCGTGCTGGACCGCAGGACGAACTTCCGCTCCAGCATCGCCGCCGAGGAGATCGCGCCCCGGCTCGGGTGCTCCAAGCGCGAGGCGAACCGGCTCATCAGCGTCGGCAAACTGCAGGACACGATCGCCGCGCCGACCGGTGACGCCCTCGCCGCCGGGCTCATCGACGCCGCCAAAGCGGACCTGATCGCGACCGCCGTCTCGGTGCTCGACGCCGAACCCGCCCTGGCGGTCCAGGCCGAGATCCTGCCCAAGGCACCAGGGTGGACCCGGTACCGCCTCGAGCGTGAGATCGCCACCGCCGTCGCGCAGGCAGACCCGGCCAACTTCACCCAACGCGCCCGGGTCGCTTCCGAGAAGCGGTACGTCTCCCGGGCCCGGATGGTCGCCGACGGCATGGCCACCCAGACCCTGTACTGGCCGGCCGTCGACGCCCTCACCTTCGATCTCACCCTGGACGCCGCGGCCGCGACGGCTAGAGCCGCAGGCGACCCCCGCACCCTGGAACAACTGCGCCCGGACATCCTCGCCGACCTCATCGCCCACCACCTCGCCACCGGACAGATCGGCCCCCACCCCCAACCCGCGGCCGGACCGACCACCGACCCCGCCACCACCATCGCCGTGACTGGCGCGAGCGATACGACGGCCCCGACCACGGTCGCCGAACAGCCCACCGGGACAGCTGCCGACACAGTCGCCGAACAGCCCACCGGGACAGCTGCCGTACAGCCCACCGCCACAGCTGCCGAACAGGCCACCGGGACAGGCACCATCCCGGCAGCCGAGCAGCCCACCGCCACAGACACCGCAGCCGAGCAGGCCAGCGGGGCGAATGCCGTCACGGCCGGCGCGAAGGCACCGGTCGCCGCCGTCACCGGCGGTGCCGCGCCACCGGCCGCGCCCGGCGCCGCGTTCGGCATCGGTACCGCGGCCGGCCCCGGCACTGGTAGTAGCCCCTTGTCCGGAAGTAGCTCCGCGTCCGGGGTGGGTGATCCGAACCTGGCCACGCCCGCAGGCCGGGGCGCACCGCGGACCTGGCCGATCGGGATCCTCGGCGGCCACCGCGCCCAGATCGTCGTCCACGTGCCGCTGTCGACCCTGCTCGGCGGCGACGAACCCGGCAACGTCGAGGGCCTGGGCCCGATCCCGGCCGACGTCGCAGCAGCGATCGCCGCCGGCGGCACCTGGACCCGCCTGGTCACCGACCCCCTCACCAACAAGATCGTCGACTACGGCACCACCCGCTACGAGCCACCCCAGAACATGATCGACCGGGTCAAGGCGAACGAGCCCGACTGCATCGCCCCCGGCTGCAGCGCGTCCGCGCGGCAGACCGAGCTCAACCACCGCGTCCCCTACCCCATCGGACCCACCAGCGACGACAATCTCGACCCGATGTGCCGCCGCGACCACGTCCTGGTCACCCACGGCGAGTTCTCCTACGAGCGCGCCCCGGACGGCACGATCACCTGGCACACCCCCACCGGCCACACCTACCAGCGCGACCCCAACGGCACCATCACCAAACTCAGCCGCGACATCCACCACCCCGGCAGCAACGGGAAGGCGCGCTACCGCACCCCCGACCCCAGACCCGTCGACCCTGATGAACCTCCACCCTTCTAG
- a CDS encoding pyruvate dehydrogenase: MAVTVAEQLVNQLVSAGVKRIYGIVGDSLNPVVDAVRRTAGIDWVSVRHEEVAAFAAAAEATVTGELTACAGSCGPGNLHLINGLYDANRSRVPVIAIASHIPTNQIGTQFFQETHPDRLFTECSVYSEMISSASQMPRVANTAIAHALGAPGVAVLTLPGDVADEEVSDTAPTVCVTSNRPRVVPRDEDVAELADAINTAKKVTFFVGAGARDAHDEVIALADAAAAPIGHSLRGKEVIQYDNPFDVGMSGLLGYGACFEAMNSADLLVLVGTDFPYDQFLPDDVRTAQIDIDPTHLGRRTRLDLSVVGDVRETMLALAPLVRRKSNRRFLNSMLKKQETLMDKVVSAYTKKVERTTPIHPEYAAVQLDETAGEDTVFTVDTGMCNVWAARYLTPNGRRRVIGSFLHGSMANAMPHAIGAAFAEPGREVVAMCGDGGLSMLLGDLITIRHYDLPVKVVVFNNASLGMVKLEMLVEGLPSAFTDSPTVDYAAIATAIGIPAVRVEHPKDLRKALTGGFERSGPALIDIVTDPNALSIPPSITGKQIKGFATAMTKAVLGGGGAEVMSMARSNLRNIPRP; encoded by the coding sequence ATGGCCGTGACCGTCGCCGAACAGCTCGTGAACCAACTCGTGTCGGCTGGGGTGAAACGGATCTACGGGATCGTCGGGGACAGCCTGAACCCGGTGGTCGACGCAGTCCGGCGCACCGCCGGGATCGACTGGGTCTCCGTGCGACACGAGGAGGTGGCCGCGTTCGCCGCAGCCGCGGAAGCGACCGTGACCGGGGAGCTCACGGCGTGCGCGGGCTCCTGCGGCCCTGGCAACCTGCACCTGATCAACGGCCTCTACGACGCGAACAGGTCCCGGGTGCCGGTCATCGCCATCGCCTCGCACATCCCGACCAACCAGATCGGTACGCAGTTCTTCCAGGAGACCCACCCGGACCGGCTCTTCACCGAGTGCTCGGTGTACTCCGAGATGATCTCCAGCGCCTCGCAGATGCCCCGGGTCGCGAACACCGCGATCGCGCACGCACTCGGCGCGCCCGGCGTCGCCGTTCTGACCCTGCCCGGCGACGTCGCGGACGAGGAGGTCTCCGACACGGCTCCGACGGTGTGCGTGACGAGCAACCGCCCACGGGTCGTACCGCGCGATGAGGACGTCGCCGAGCTTGCCGACGCCATCAACACCGCGAAGAAGGTGACGTTCTTCGTCGGCGCGGGCGCCCGGGACGCCCACGACGAGGTGATCGCGCTGGCGGATGCGGCCGCGGCCCCGATCGGGCACTCGCTGCGCGGCAAGGAGGTCATCCAGTACGACAACCCGTTCGACGTCGGCATGTCCGGCCTGCTCGGCTACGGCGCCTGCTTCGAGGCGATGAACTCCGCCGACCTGCTGGTCCTCGTCGGCACCGACTTCCCCTACGACCAGTTCCTGCCCGACGACGTGCGCACCGCCCAGATCGACATCGACCCGACGCACCTGGGCCGTCGGACCCGGCTCGACCTGAGCGTGGTCGGCGACGTCCGCGAGACGATGCTCGCGCTCGCCCCGCTGGTGCGACGCAAGTCGAACCGCCGGTTCCTGAACTCCATGCTCAAGAAGCAGGAGACCCTCATGGACAAGGTGGTGAGCGCGTACACGAAGAAGGTGGAACGGACCACCCCGATCCACCCCGAGTACGCCGCCGTGCAGCTGGACGAGACCGCCGGCGAGGACACCGTGTTCACCGTCGACACCGGCATGTGCAACGTGTGGGCGGCGCGCTACCTGACCCCGAACGGCCGCCGCCGGGTGATCGGTTCGTTCCTGCACGGCTCGATGGCCAACGCGATGCCCCACGCGATCGGGGCGGCGTTCGCCGAGCCCGGCCGCGAGGTGGTCGCGATGTGCGGCGACGGCGGCCTGTCCATGCTGCTCGGGGACCTGATCACCATCCGGCACTACGACCTGCCGGTGAAGGTCGTCGTGTTCAACAACGCGAGCCTCGGCATGGTGAAGCTGGAGATGCTCGTCGAGGGACTCCCGTCCGCGTTCACCGACTCCCCCACCGTGGACTACGCGGCCATCGCGACGGCGATCGGGATCCCGGCCGTCCGGGTCGAGCACCCCAAGGACCTGCGCAAGGCCCTGACCGGCGGATTCGAGCGATCCGGCCCGGCGCTGATCGACATCGTCACGGACCCGAACGCGCTGTCC
- a CDS encoding patatin-like phospholipase family protein, with translation MGTPANVLRSARHAVIKLLGGVPRPSSAAGTGPESATGPSDAATAPGPGPGTAAAEVEPVVGLVLGGGGARSSFEIGALSYLYEVEGITPSVITGTSAGSVLAGILSQHGDLAGQRRTVAELRRIWLGMTTSSDMFAELPWFTALREDMPTWRRLAAIQVRAANRVSLVESLGTVLAGPRRAVDRLTERARAAAGENRAGVGRASGAEGGTAAGQSPVPTGQRLPADADRALDGNPVPSPTPTARDQVPPEHDPSSAGSSPLELLSALWDVGRTGPDVNVVLRGAARERSAFVVGPIIDQLLDPAVFDTALPATSGVELRLATVHLESGELRYVDGAGRLRDAADRLLDESPVALDQAILASCAIPAGLPPVRLNDGTYVDGGVRENVPVDIAYSSLGVERCYVVTANPVGLPVADDFSGQALLEIVMRAAAEIMPDEIQANEVERARALGATVIDPELDIHDIITIEPGLIAIAMDYGYLRAADVCADATEAEHARTRDLINLRRLIWSVEDDMFATLGPATAPGAPTLNVGAAVDPRSAEPGRIEPALGELKRRLHELVAEFPPERLPPGALDWWRTWEKHATPITATPDWLDTDPASSPTLES, from the coding sequence ATGGGGACCCCAGCCAACGTGCTGCGATCGGCACGCCACGCAGTGATCAAGCTGCTCGGAGGCGTCCCACGGCCCTCGAGCGCCGCAGGCACCGGACCCGAGAGCGCGACCGGCCCATCGGACGCCGCCACCGCCCCGGGACCCGGGCCGGGCACCGCGGCGGCCGAGGTCGAACCGGTGGTCGGCCTCGTCCTCGGTGGCGGTGGCGCCCGGTCGTCGTTCGAGATCGGGGCGCTGTCCTACCTCTACGAGGTGGAAGGGATCACGCCCTCGGTCATCACGGGCACGTCCGCCGGGTCGGTCCTGGCGGGGATCCTGTCCCAGCACGGCGACCTGGCCGGGCAGCGGCGCACGGTCGCCGAACTGCGTCGGATCTGGCTCGGCATGACCACCAGCTCGGACATGTTCGCGGAACTGCCATGGTTCACAGCGCTTCGCGAGGACATGCCCACCTGGCGCAGACTCGCCGCGATTCAGGTCCGGGCGGCCAACCGGGTCTCGCTCGTCGAGAGCCTCGGCACGGTTCTCGCCGGCCCACGTCGCGCGGTGGACCGGCTCACCGAGCGCGCGCGAGCGGCGGCGGGAGAGAACCGCGCAGGCGTGGGCCGGGCATCGGGCGCGGAGGGCGGGACGGCGGCGGGGCAGAGCCCAGTTCCTACTGGGCAGCGCCTGCCTGCAGATGCGGACCGTGCCCTCGACGGCAATCCCGTGCCCTCCCCGACGCCGACGGCACGCGATCAGGTTCCGCCGGAGCACGACCCTTCGTCCGCCGGGTCCAGCCCGCTCGAGCTCCTCTCCGCGCTCTGGGATGTCGGCCGGACCGGGCCGGACGTGAACGTCGTCCTCCGGGGCGCGGCGCGGGAGCGGTCGGCGTTCGTGGTGGGCCCGATCATCGACCAGCTGCTGGACCCAGCCGTGTTCGACACGGCGCTTCCGGCGACCTCCGGCGTCGAGCTGCGGCTCGCCACCGTGCACCTGGAGTCCGGCGAGCTGCGCTACGTCGACGGCGCCGGACGCCTTCGCGATGCCGCCGACCGGCTCCTCGACGAGAGCCCGGTCGCGCTCGATCAGGCGATCCTCGCCTCCTGCGCGATCCCCGCCGGGCTGCCCCCGGTCCGGCTGAACGACGGCACCTACGTGGATGGCGGTGTTCGCGAGAACGTGCCGGTCGACATCGCCTACTCCAGCCTCGGCGTGGAGCGGTGCTACGTCGTGACCGCGAACCCCGTCGGGCTCCCCGTGGCCGATGACTTCAGCGGACAGGCACTGCTCGAGATCGTGATGCGCGCAGCCGCGGAGATCATGCCTGACGAGATCCAGGCCAACGAGGTCGAGCGAGCCCGCGCCCTCGGCGCCACGGTGATCGACCCCGAGCTGGACATCCACGACATCATCACCATCGAGCCGGGCCTGATCGCGATCGCGATGGACTACGGCTACCTGCGGGCAGCTGACGTCTGCGCTGACGCCACCGAGGCCGAGCACGCCCGCACCCGGGACCTCATCAACCTCCGCCGCCTCATCTGGAGCGTCGAGGACGACATGTTCGCAACGCTCGGACCGGCCACCGCCCCAGGTGCGCCGACTTTGAACGTCGGCGCCGCCGTCGACCCGCGTTCCGCCGAGCCCGGACGGATCGAACCGGCGCTCGGCGAACTGAAGCGCCGCCTCCACGAACTGGTCGCGGAGTTCCCACCGGAGCGGCTGCCACCCGGCGCCCTCGACTGGTGGCGCACGTGGGAGAAGCACGCCACCCCGATCACCGCCACGCCCGACTGGCTCGACACGGACCCGGCATCCTCTCCTACCCTTGAGTCATGA